One window of the Paenibacillus beijingensis genome contains the following:
- a CDS encoding SulP family inorganic anion transporter — protein MQKQISLKDQWLGNVRGDVLAGITATLALIPDSLAFSFIAGVSPMVGIYASVCILLVITFLGGRPGMISAAAGSMAVLMTHLVAEHGIEYLFAATVLTGILQYLMGVFRLGRWMSFVPHAVITGFINALAILIFMAQLKNFSGESWPMYAVVAATLVVIYVLPRFTKAVPSPLAAVALMTAVVFALGLQTKSVGDIADITPSLPSFLWPDVPLDWSTLLIILPYSLSLAVVGFTETLLTQDIVDDMTGVPTDKNKEMRGQGIANFATGFFGGMAGCALIAESAINIKLGGRTRLSTLVAAVSLLLLVVVFGPLLNLIPIAALVGVMLMVCVEIFDWKYVGRLHRVPRSEAFVMIVTVAVVVYTHDLAVGVLLGVVLSALLFAYKASKLQVLTEHRAQELRYIVHGPLFFVSSSNLYERIDFRDSAPHVCIDLSHSHIWDHTAQITVDKIVARLQEAGKTVRVIGGRKKEDREGQAGEGSVSAAGR, from the coding sequence ATGCAGAAACAAATCTCTTTGAAAGACCAATGGCTTGGCAATGTGCGCGGCGACGTGCTGGCGGGAATTACGGCTACGCTTGCGCTTATACCGGACTCGCTGGCGTTTTCGTTTATCGCGGGCGTCAGCCCGATGGTCGGCATCTACGCTTCGGTCTGCATTCTGCTCGTCATTACGTTTCTGGGCGGCAGACCGGGGATGATCTCGGCCGCAGCCGGCTCGATGGCGGTGTTGATGACCCATCTTGTGGCCGAGCACGGTATCGAGTACCTGTTCGCGGCAACGGTATTGACCGGAATTTTGCAGTATTTGATGGGCGTGTTCCGCCTCGGAAGGTGGATGAGCTTCGTTCCCCATGCGGTCATTACCGGGTTTATTAACGCGCTGGCGATTCTCATCTTTATGGCCCAATTAAAAAACTTCAGCGGAGAATCGTGGCCGATGTATGCGGTCGTTGCGGCTACGCTCGTCGTCATTTACGTGCTGCCCCGTTTCACGAAGGCGGTTCCGTCCCCGCTTGCTGCGGTCGCGCTGATGACGGCCGTCGTGTTCGCGCTCGGTCTGCAGACGAAATCGGTTGGGGATATCGCGGATATTACGCCTTCGCTGCCTTCGTTTTTGTGGCCTGACGTCCCGCTCGACTGGTCGACGCTGCTCATTATTTTGCCGTACTCGCTGTCGCTCGCGGTGGTCGGGTTTACGGAGACGCTGCTGACCCAGGATATTGTGGACGACATGACGGGCGTCCCCACCGACAAAAACAAAGAAATGAGAGGCCAGGGCATCGCCAATTTTGCGACCGGATTTTTCGGGGGGATGGCGGGCTGCGCGCTGATTGCCGAATCGGCCATCAACATCAAGCTCGGCGGCCGAACGCGGCTTTCCACGCTCGTGGCGGCCGTGTCGCTGCTGCTGCTCGTCGTTGTTTTCGGACCGCTGCTGAACCTGATCCCGATCGCCGCCCTGGTCGGCGTCATGCTGATGGTGTGCGTGGAAATTTTCGACTGGAAATATGTCGGGCGCCTGCACCGGGTTCCGAGAAGCGAAGCGTTCGTCATGATCGTTACCGTTGCGGTCGTCGTCTATACGCACGATTTGGCGGTCGGGGTGCTCCTCGGCGTCGTATTGAGTGCGCTACTGTTCGCCTACAAAGCTTCGAAGCTGCAGGTGCTGACGGAGCACCGCGCTCAGGAACTGCGTTACATCGTTCACGGCCCGCTGTTTTTCGTTTCGTCGTCCAACCTGTATGAACGGATCGATTTCCGCGATTCCGCGCCCCATGTCTGCATCGACTTGTCGCATTCGCACATTTGGGATCATACGGCGCAGATCACGGTGGACAAAATCGTTGCGCGTCTGCAGGAAGCCGGCAAGACGGTGCGGGTGATCGGCGGACGCAAGAAAGAGGATCGGGAAGGCCAAGCGGGAGAAGGCAGCGTCAGCGCGGCCGGACGTTAG
- the rbsK gene encoding ribokinase codes for MKSPRIAVVGSLNMDLVISMDRMPEVGETVQGREMHTVPGGKGANQAAGCARLGTDTVMIGAVGSDLFGKQLLDNMKKQGVQTEAIAVHDDTGTGIASIYHTREDNCIVIVPGANDRCTAEWVEKNRKLIEEADVMLTQLEIPLPAVERALTLAREAGVVTVLNPAPARPLPAELLAKVDYLTPNETEFALLAGTEAETEAELEAAMQSWQEKYGTRVIVTRGKDGCSFLNEEGRLATVPSLKVEVVDTTGAGDTLNAAFCCKLAAGSAIPEAVDYAVRAASLSVTKFGAQQGLPTPEEIERTYK; via the coding sequence ATGAAGTCTCCCCGTATTGCGGTTGTCGGAAGTTTGAACATGGATTTGGTTATTTCAATGGATAGAATGCCCGAAGTCGGAGAGACGGTTCAAGGCCGGGAAATGCATACCGTGCCGGGCGGCAAAGGCGCGAACCAGGCGGCAGGCTGCGCGCGTCTTGGAACGGACACGGTGATGATCGGCGCGGTCGGAAGCGATTTGTTCGGGAAGCAGCTGTTGGACAATATGAAAAAGCAGGGGGTCCAGACGGAAGCGATTGCCGTGCATGATGACACCGGCACCGGCATTGCGTCGATTTATCATACACGCGAAGACAACTGCATCGTAATCGTGCCGGGAGCTAACGACCGCTGCACGGCGGAATGGGTGGAGAAGAACCGCAAGCTGATCGAGGAAGCGGACGTCATGCTCACCCAGCTGGAAATCCCGCTGCCGGCGGTCGAGCGCGCCCTGACGCTGGCGCGCGAGGCCGGCGTCGTCACGGTGCTGAATCCGGCCCCTGCGCGCCCGCTGCCTGCCGAATTGCTGGCGAAGGTCGATTATTTGACGCCCAACGAGACGGAATTCGCGCTGCTTGCCGGGACCGAGGCCGAAACCGAAGCGGAACTTGAAGCCGCGATGCAAAGCTGGCAGGAGAAGTACGGCACGCGCGTCATCGTAACGCGCGGCAAGGACGGCTGTTCCTTCTTGAACGAGGAAGGACGGCTTGCGACCGTTCCGTCGCTGAAGGTCGAGGTTGTCGATACGACGGGAGCGGGCGATACGCTCAATGCGGCGTTCTGCTGCAAGCTCGCGGCCGGAAGCGCCATCCCCGAAGCGGTCGATTACGCCGTCCGGGCGGCGTCGCTGTCGGTGACGAAATTCGGCGCCCAGCAGGGGCTGCCGACGCCGGAGGAGATCGAACGCACATACAAATAA
- a CDS encoding glycosyltransferase family 2 protein → MGKTKEQPVLGIVVPCYNEEEVIEQTAGELRRVLDQLMREELVDKRSFVLFVNDGSKDRTWELITGLTEQDKHMSGLNLAANVGHQNALLAGLKNAKKHADCVVSIDADLQDDVRAIHDFVLRYREGYEIVYGVRSSRSTDTAFKRSTALAFYRLMDWLGLRIVGNHADYRLMSRRALDELERFTEVNLFLRGLVPMLGFRSTNVYYERLERAAGESKYPLGKMIAFALEGITSLSVKPIRLVTAAGFAIFGVSAIMGLYALLSKLIGNAVTGWTSLILSIWFIGGVQLLSVGLIGEYIGKIYKEVKRRPLYIVEDELSPGVREMGAAPAARTESANEGSLRNEPDNAEPARNEPESSGTSENEPAKPAPSRNEPANAVSPSNEPASV, encoded by the coding sequence GTGGGAAAAACAAAGGAACAGCCGGTGCTTGGTATCGTCGTTCCATGCTACAACGAGGAAGAAGTTATTGAGCAGACGGCAGGCGAACTAAGACGCGTCCTTGATCAGCTGATGCGGGAAGAGCTCGTCGACAAGCGCAGCTTTGTGCTGTTTGTCAACGACGGCAGCAAGGACCGGACCTGGGAGCTGATTACCGGGCTGACGGAGCAGGACAAACACATGTCGGGCTTGAACCTGGCCGCTAACGTCGGCCACCAGAATGCGCTGCTGGCCGGCTTGAAGAATGCGAAAAAGCATGCCGACTGCGTCGTGTCGATCGATGCCGATCTGCAGGACGACGTGCGCGCGATTCACGATTTTGTGCTGCGGTACCGCGAAGGGTACGAAATCGTGTACGGCGTGCGCAGCAGCCGCAGCACGGATACCGCGTTCAAGCGCAGCACCGCGCTGGCGTTTTACCGGCTGATGGATTGGCTTGGACTGCGCATCGTGGGCAATCACGCCGACTACCGGCTGATGAGCCGCCGCGCGCTCGATGAGCTGGAGCGGTTCACCGAAGTGAATCTGTTTCTGCGCGGCCTTGTTCCGATGCTCGGCTTTCGCTCTACTAACGTTTACTACGAGCGGCTGGAGCGCGCGGCCGGAGAATCGAAATATCCGCTCGGCAAAATGATAGCGTTCGCGCTTGAGGGCATCACGTCGCTTTCGGTCAAGCCGATCCGGCTCGTCACGGCGGCCGGGTTTGCCATCTTCGGCGTCAGCGCCATCATGGGGCTGTATGCGCTTTTGTCGAAACTGATTGGCAATGCGGTTACCGGCTGGACGTCGCTCATTCTGTCGATCTGGTTCATTGGGGGCGTACAGCTGCTATCGGTCGGTTTGATCGGCGAATATATCGGAAAAATATATAAGGAAGTGAAGCGCCGGCCGTTATATATCGTAGAGGACGAGCTTTCCCCCGGGGTGCGGGAGATGGGCGCGGCACCAGCGGCTCGAACGGAATCTGCTAACGAGGGATCGTTAAGAAACGAGCCTGACAACGCGGAACCGGCCAGAAACGAGCCTGAAAGCTCAGGAACGTCAGAAAACGAGCCAGCCAAGCCGGCGCCGTCAAGAAACGAACCTGCCAACGCGGTGTCGCCAAGCAATGAACCCGCCAGCGTATAG